A stretch of Candidatus Zixiibacteriota bacterium DNA encodes these proteins:
- a CDS encoding ATP-binding cassette domain-containing protein: protein MTSVLQINNAVMTAEAPTGSLSFTLRAGDIGIIFGPPCSGKTALLAALLGEQKLNSGTIDVLGGKVEQASRSEMRRLRQRIGVLRHDDILVSRHSLFDNVALPLRIGRREERHIHDRVTAQLAEVGLLGKMRRRAQDLTAEERRLVSLAQLAIKYPPLVLADLRSDETDLRIIKPALFRLATLGTAVLIFERRKTPDGCLRFERIISLRESLLVA, encoded by the coding sequence ATGACCAGCGTTCTTCAGATTAACAATGCCGTCATGACCGCGGAAGCACCGACGGGATCTCTGTCGTTCACGCTGCGCGCCGGCGATATCGGCATCATTTTCGGCCCGCCCTGCTCCGGCAAGACGGCGCTTCTGGCGGCATTGCTGGGCGAGCAGAAACTCAACTCCGGCACGATTGATGTCCTGGGAGGGAAGGTTGAACAGGCCAGCCGCAGCGAAATGCGACGGCTGCGACAACGAATCGGCGTGCTCCGCCATGACGACATCTTGGTCTCCCGGCACAGCCTCTTCGACAATGTCGCGCTGCCGCTGCGTATCGGCCGGCGCGAGGAACGGCACATCCACGATCGCGTTACGGCGCAACTGGCTGAAGTCGGATTGTTGGGTAAGATGCGGCGGCGCGCCCAGGACTTAACTGCAGAGGAACGCCGGCTCGTGAGCTTGGCGCAACTGGCGATCAAGTACCCGCCGCTGGTGCTGGCCGATTTGCGCTCGGACGAGACGGATCTGCGGATCATCAAACCCGCGCTCTTCCGCCTGGCGACGCTCGGTACAGCGGTGCTGATCTTCGAACGCCGCAAGACGCCGGATGGTTGCCTGCGCTTTGAAAGGATCATTTCCCTGCGTGAATCGCTATTGGTCGCATGA